In Salisediminibacterium beveridgei, one DNA window encodes the following:
- a CDS encoding bile acid:sodium symporter family protein produces MNMLNQWLNRHIPWLTPAVLVIGILLHQQMATFQFLIPGLFVIITFLSSLHVRLADIRHAVTHPLPLLVALTVINLIMPVLALITATLMFPDHEAYLLGTVFAFLIPTAVVSVIWVTINRGNVALVLFIILINTLLVPLYLPGFLYLFLDISVTISYADLAGGLFLMLVIPSIMGVLTGHFWRGHVSARVNGIQLGTKMAFFAIIMINGSLVAPFIYDFDRQLALVIMSVLGLSIIAYGIGYLGGQLTRLGEADFTAVFFSSGMRNIGAGSGLAAIFFPPAVVLPVIVGTLFQQILAAQMSRVLQKRKQPGQTVNKPVQQDD; encoded by the coding sequence ATGAACATGCTCAATCAATGGCTCAATCGCCACATCCCCTGGCTGACACCGGCAGTCCTGGTGATCGGAATCCTCTTGCATCAGCAAATGGCAACATTTCAATTTCTCATCCCGGGACTGTTTGTCATCATCACGTTTCTCAGTTCCCTGCATGTGCGACTCGCCGACATTCGCCATGCCGTCACGCACCCGTTGCCCTTACTCGTCGCTTTGACCGTGATCAATCTGATCATGCCTGTCCTGGCATTGATTACGGCTACCCTGATGTTTCCAGACCATGAAGCCTATCTGCTCGGTACGGTCTTTGCATTTTTGATTCCCACGGCTGTGGTCAGCGTCATCTGGGTGACGATAAACCGGGGAAATGTGGCATTGGTTCTGTTCATCATTTTGATCAACACCCTGCTCGTTCCTCTTTATCTGCCGGGATTTCTGTATCTGTTTCTCGACATCTCCGTCACCATTTCCTATGCCGATCTGGCCGGGGGACTCTTTTTGATGCTTGTGATCCCATCCATCATGGGGGTATTGACCGGTCATTTTTGGAGAGGTCACGTCTCAGCTCGTGTGAACGGAATTCAACTGGGTACAAAAATGGCGTTCTTCGCCATTATCATGATCAACGGCTCACTGGTGGCCCCGTTCATTTACGATTTCGACCGTCAGCTTGCCCTGGTGATCATGAGTGTGCTCGGACTGTCCATCATTGCTTATGGCATCGGCTATCTTGGTGGGCAATTGACCAGATTAGGTGAAGCGGACTTCACGGCCGTCTTTTTTTCTTCAGGCATGCGAAACATCGGTGCAGGCTCCGGGCTTGCCGCCATTTTCTTTCCGCCTGCCGTTGTATTGCCGGTGATTGTGGGCACCCTCTTCCAGCAAATTCTCGCCGCACAGATGAGCCGGGTCTTGCAAAAGCGAAAGCAACCCGGTCAGACCGTCAACAAGCCCGTTCAGCAGGATGACTGA
- a CDS encoding sensor histidine kinase yields the protein MQQLIRIGIFFFLLLSGIMSSGLHTSADDSSLTVMDMSESSLYEDGLRSLDGEWGFYWETFLDPGEPLPDPDALIQVPAEWTSLQLDGSPLPHHGYATYHIRLQLHEEDLNHSLAIYMANVSTAYDLFINGEAHGGQGVTADNREDMEPENFSTVYFFDADTPEVDVVIHVSDYYQRSAGIWESVRIGTASDIVAERESNTLIQMFILGGIFLIGLYHLILFLIRSKDPGPLYFSILCFSIGIRTLLLRDTLMFSLMPWISWSLAVNLEYISALMSLIFILLFLRSQLPDDLPKRVVVIAVSLIGSYLVFVAVTPTWIFRETNYVLYVLAIFATALAVYYTVVALVRRRDGAMLYGAGMLVLFIAVANDVLYYAHVLETDGYVAAGLLFFLFIQSIQLSRKYARSFNRAEGLSAELHEMNEQLETRVKERTAELKQANNHLQKMERSRRQLFASISHELNTPLTFIQGYIKAMIDGVIDRDDSKYLRSIYTDTTMMSAMIRDLQDLSKLESDQVSFDYQTVDGLDFFTDVIQEQSWMIEKKNNTTIITENELDHNHKWLINVDPVRIKQVFSNLVLNAIKHASKGKEIVIRLTSVKRADGCHALQVCVKDFGEGIPKEDIPFVFDRFYKLEKDEINDSRGAGLGLAIAKEIVELHDGEISVESELGEGSVFSFRLPIDQVTKSEGGEHYG from the coding sequence ATGCAACAATTGATTCGGATAGGTATTTTCTTTTTTTTACTTCTATCGGGGATTATGTCCAGTGGCTTACATACATCGGCTGATGATTCAAGCCTCACCGTCATGGACATGTCCGAGTCGTCCCTTTATGAGGACGGTCTTCGTTCACTCGACGGGGAGTGGGGCTTTTATTGGGAAACCTTCCTGGATCCTGGCGAACCGTTACCCGATCCGGATGCTCTTATTCAAGTACCTGCTGAATGGACCAGTCTTCAGCTCGATGGCAGCCCCCTCCCGCATCACGGGTATGCCACATACCATATCAGGCTGCAATTGCACGAGGAAGATCTCAATCACAGCCTCGCGATATACATGGCGAACGTCTCTACAGCCTATGACCTCTTCATTAACGGCGAAGCTCACGGCGGACAAGGTGTCACTGCGGATAACCGCGAAGATATGGAACCTGAGAATTTTTCAACAGTCTATTTCTTTGATGCAGACACGCCTGAAGTGGATGTCGTCATTCATGTGTCCGATTATTACCAACGCAGCGCAGGAATCTGGGAGTCCGTCCGTATCGGAACTGCCAGTGATATCGTCGCAGAGCGGGAGTCAAATACCCTGATTCAGATGTTCATACTCGGCGGCATCTTCCTCATTGGACTGTACCATCTGATTCTCTTTTTGATCCGTTCCAAAGATCCCGGTCCTTTGTATTTCAGCATCCTCTGTTTCAGCATCGGCATACGCACCCTGCTCCTCAGAGATACGCTGATGTTCAGCCTGATGCCCTGGATCTCCTGGTCCCTTGCGGTGAACCTGGAATACATATCCGCCCTGATGTCACTGATCTTCATCCTGCTGTTTCTCCGTTCCCAATTGCCGGATGATTTGCCAAAGCGGGTGGTCGTGATCGCCGTTTCCCTGATTGGCTCATACCTTGTGTTCGTTGCCGTCACACCAACCTGGATTTTCAGGGAAACCAACTATGTCCTTTACGTTCTGGCGATTTTCGCCACGGCGCTGGCTGTTTATTATACAGTCGTCGCACTCGTCCGACGGCGCGACGGTGCGATGCTGTATGGTGCCGGTATGCTCGTTTTGTTCATCGCGGTGGCAAACGACGTCCTTTACTATGCCCATGTGCTGGAAACCGACGGCTACGTCGCTGCAGGCTTATTATTCTTTCTGTTTATTCAATCGATCCAGCTGTCCCGAAAATATGCCCGCTCTTTTAACCGGGCTGAAGGACTGTCTGCCGAGCTTCATGAAATGAACGAGCAACTCGAGACCAGAGTAAAAGAGCGGACTGCTGAGTTAAAACAGGCCAATAATCACCTGCAGAAAATGGAACGCTCCCGTAGACAGCTCTTTGCGAGCATTTCTCATGAATTAAATACGCCGCTGACATTCATCCAGGGCTACATCAAAGCGATGATTGACGGCGTCATTGATCGCGATGATTCCAAATATCTCCGTTCAATTTACACAGACACCACAATGATGTCTGCGATGATCCGTGATCTGCAGGATTTATCGAAACTTGAATCCGACCAGGTCAGTTTTGATTATCAGACCGTTGATGGCCTGGATTTCTTTACCGACGTCATCCAGGAACAGTCCTGGATGATCGAAAAGAAAAACAACACCACGATCATCACTGAAAACGAACTCGATCATAATCACAAGTGGCTGATCAATGTCGATCCCGTTCGTATTAAACAAGTCTTCTCCAATCTCGTATTAAATGCCATCAAGCACGCTTCCAAAGGGAAAGAGATCGTCATTCGACTCACTTCTGTGAAGCGGGCCGATGGCTGCCACGCTCTTCAGGTCTGTGTAAAGGATTTCGGGGAAGGGATTCCGAAAGAAGACATCCCCTTTGTGTTCGACCGGTTCTATAAACTCGAAAAAGATGAAATCAATGACAGCCGTGGAGCAGGGCTTGGGCTTGCGATTGCAAAGGAAATCGTGGAACTTCATGACGGGGAGATCTCCGTAGAAAGTGAACTCGGTGAGGGCAGTGTATTCTCATTCAGACTTCCAATTGATCAGGTAACAAAAAGTGAAGGAGGGGAACATTATGGCTAA
- the fdhD gene encoding formate dehydrogenase accessory sulfurtransferase FdhD, which yields MDRKSFPDEYPVQLIVNGRELATFQLSLTGMEDWAIGYLYSEGLIDGMDDLEHLRVNEDQGRIDVEVSDEREDWMFSDRKKHYTAGCGKGVTFFSMSDVREFPKVRSNAVTTLRAMLKQMAEFGKRTPLYDATGGMHGACLYGHGGDMVVYEDIGRHNAVDKVLGYAVRHDLRAEDLILLTSGRISYEMLAKTAKFGIGVIGSRTTPTLQAVQVANYLGVEVVAYMRGRHAEVCTGHGRVTHDLKQETH from the coding sequence ATGGACCGTAAATCTTTTCCGGACGAATACCCCGTACAACTGATCGTGAATGGCCGGGAACTGGCTACATTTCAATTATCATTAACGGGTATGGAGGACTGGGCAATTGGCTACTTATACAGTGAAGGGCTGATTGATGGCATGGATGATCTGGAGCATCTTCGTGTTAATGAAGATCAAGGGCGGATTGATGTGGAAGTCTCCGATGAGCGGGAAGACTGGATGTTTTCCGATCGGAAGAAGCATTACACAGCAGGCTGTGGGAAAGGGGTTACCTTTTTCTCCATGTCCGACGTGAGGGAATTTCCGAAAGTCAGGTCAAACGCTGTAACGACACTGAGGGCGATGCTGAAACAAATGGCGGAGTTCGGGAAAAGAACACCGCTTTACGATGCAACGGGCGGTATGCACGGGGCCTGTCTCTATGGTCACGGGGGTGACATGGTTGTCTATGAAGATATCGGGCGGCATAATGCCGTCGATAAAGTACTGGGCTATGCAGTCAGACATGATCTCCGTGCGGAAGATCTGATCTTATTAACGTCCGGCAGAATCTCGTATGAAATGCTGGCAAAAACAGCGAAATTCGGGATCGGGGTTATCGGTTCAAGAACCACACCGACGCTTCAGGCGGTGCAGGTGGCAAACTATCTTGGCGTCGAAGTGGTGGCGTATATGCGCGGGCGTCACGCAGAAGTCTGCACGGGGCACGGACGAGTGACCCATGACCTGAAACAGGAAACGCATTAA
- a CDS encoding response regulator transcription factor — protein sequence MAKGKILVIDDEQKIRDLLRLYLLQNHYEPRTAKSGQEGLEVLKTFDADLVVLDIRMPGMDGFEVCRQIRETNSVPIIYLSAYQDSDAIISGLETGGDDYLTKPFDPNVLIARISALLRRSNSRRNGFAAQSGEDDKPVHSLVDPLSDQELRMLELIEKGYTNKEVAGILNLKESSVKVYNSIIFQKLQVRNRTEAIVRAKEANIL from the coding sequence ATGGCTAAAGGAAAAATCCTCGTCATTGATGACGAACAGAAAATCCGTGATTTATTGCGGCTCTATCTCCTGCAGAATCATTACGAACCCCGCACTGCCAAAAGTGGGCAGGAGGGGCTCGAAGTCCTGAAGACCTTTGATGCCGATTTAGTCGTCCTCGATATCCGGATGCCTGGCATGGATGGTTTTGAGGTTTGCCGGCAGATCAGAGAGACAAACAGCGTGCCGATTATTTATCTGAGTGCGTATCAGGATTCCGATGCAATCATCTCAGGTCTTGAGACCGGTGGGGATGATTATTTAACAAAGCCTTTTGATCCGAATGTTCTGATCGCAAGGATCAGTGCCCTGTTAAGACGCTCCAACTCTCGTCGCAACGGGTTTGCAGCCCAGTCCGGTGAAGATGATAAACCTGTTCATTCGCTGGTCGATCCTTTGAGTGATCAGGAGCTGCGCATGCTTGAACTGATCGAAAAAGGCTACACCAATAAAGAAGTCGCCGGGATTCTCAACTTGAAAGAAAGCAGTGTCAAAGTATACAACAGCATCATCTTTCAAAAACTCCAGGTCCGGAACCGGACGGAAGCCATTGTCCGCGCGAAAGAAGCGAATATTCTCTGA
- a CDS encoding competence protein ComK, with protein MNQQLAIQSSYTITTDTLTLEPLNTLTTATLVREKHQSLIVDQPVITILSSNCELDGSTMLLRKKLMQFCMNQAIKKIPVVVNVKDGLVMMPTTSISSRDCCWISLNRIRKCYPVPRQKETLVLFKCNEHTTIPVSVTQFTANLKRADKAFHQFLKHSSHH; from the coding sequence ATGAACCAGCAGTTAGCCATTCAGTCATCCTACACTATCACGACGGACACACTCACTTTGGAACCACTCAACACCTTAACAACCGCCACGCTTGTCCGGGAGAAACATCAGTCCCTGATTGTCGATCAGCCCGTCATCACGATCCTTTCCTCCAACTGCGAATTAGACGGTTCCACGATGTTGTTGCGAAAAAAACTGATGCAATTCTGCATGAATCAAGCCATTAAAAAAATCCCCGTCGTCGTCAATGTCAAAGACGGCCTCGTCATGATGCCAACCACATCCATTTCATCGCGGGACTGCTGCTGGATTTCCTTGAACCGGATCAGGAAATGTTATCCAGTTCCGCGCCAAAAAGAAACGCTGGTATTATTCAAATGTAATGAGCATACTACGATACCGGTCAGTGTCACGCAGTTCACCGCCAATCTGAAGCGTGCCGACAAAGCCTTCCATCAGTTTCTCAAGCATTCGAGTCATCACTGA